One window from the genome of Aquabacterium sp. A3 encodes:
- a CDS encoding LapA family protein: protein MRVLTVAILVVLALVVALVGLNWAAMTAPVGLSVGPTTLELPLGLTLLVLMSVLVALVAAYAVYLQGSALMEARRMSKEMLASRDLADKAEASRFTELRHFLEQLEARQRTVIEQASNSLAASVGELEDKVERALGVPRG from the coding sequence ATGCGCGTGTTGACTGTGGCGATCTTGGTGGTGCTGGCCCTGGTGGTGGCGCTGGTGGGTTTGAACTGGGCCGCCATGACGGCCCCTGTGGGCCTGTCGGTGGGCCCCACCACGCTGGAGTTGCCCCTGGGCCTGACCCTGCTGGTGTTGATGAGCGTGCTGGTGGCCTTGGTGGCCGCGTATGCCGTGTACCTGCAGGGCTCGGCCCTGATGGAGGCCCGCCGCATGAGCAAAGAGATGCTCGCCAGCCGCGACCTGGCCGACAAGGCCGAGGCCTCGCGCTTCACCGAGCTGCGCCATTTTCTGGAGCAGCTGGAGGCGCGTCAGCGCACCGTGATCGAGCAGGCCAGCAACTCGCTGGCCGCCAGCGTGGGTGAGCTGGAAGACAAGGTGGAGCGGGCGTTGGGGGTGCCTCGGGGGTGA